ACGGTTCCGCGGGCATCGCGGTCGGCATGGCGACCAACATCCCGCCGCACAACCTGCGCGAGGTCGCCGACGGCGTGGTCTGGGCGCTGGAGAACTGGGAAGCCGGCGAAGACGAGACCCTGGCCGCGATGCTGCAGCGGATCAAGGGGCCGGACTTCCCGACCGCCGCGCAGATCCTGGGCACCTCCGGCATCGAGGAGGCCTACCGCACCGGCCGCGGCTCGGTCCGGATGCGCTCCGTCGTCGACATCGACGAGGACGCCAAGGGCCGCACGATCCTGGTCGTCACCGAGCTGCCGTACCAGGTCAACCCGGACAACCTGGTCGAGAACATCGCGAACCTGGTCCGCGACGGCAAGCTCACCGGCATCGCCAACATCGCCGACGAGTCCAACAGCAGGCGCGGCATGCGGATCGTCATCACCATCAAGCGCGACGCGGTCGCCAAGGTGGTGCTGAACAACCTCTACAAGCACACCCAGCTGCAGTACTCCTTCGGCGTGAACATGCTGGCGCTGGTCGACGGCGTGCCGCGCACGCTGCGGCTGGACCAGATGATCCGGCACTACGTGAAGCACCAGGTCGAGGTCATCGTCCGGCGGACCAAGTACCGCCTGCGCAAGGCCGAGGAGCGCGCGCACATCTGGCGCGGCCTGGTCAAGGCGCTGGACATGCTGGACGAGGTCATCGCGCTGATCCGGCGGTCCGACACCCCCGAGACGGCGCGCACCGGCCTGATCGAGCTGCTCGGCGTCGACGAGATCCAGGCCAACGCGATCCTGGAGATGCAGCTGCGCCGCCTCGCCGCACTGGAGCGGCAGAAGATCGTCGACCAGCTGGCCGAGATCGAGATCGAGATCGCCGACCTCAAGGACATCCTCGCCAAGCCGGAGCGGCAGCGCGGCATCGTCCGCGACGAGCTGATGGCGATCGTGGACAAGCACGGCGACGACCGCCGCACCAAGATCATCCCCTTCGACGGCGACATGTCGATGGAGGACCTGATCGCGGAGGAGGACGTCGTCACCACGATCACCAGGACCGGCTACGCCAAGCGCACCAAGACCGACCTGTACCGCGCCCAGAAGCGCGGCGGCAAGGGCGTCCAGGGCGCGCAGCTCAAGCAGGACGACATCGTGGCGCACTTCTTCGTGTGCTCCACCCACGACTGGATCCTGTTCTTCACCAACCAGGGCCGGGTCTACCGGGCCAAGGCCTACGAGCTGCCGGAGGCCAACCGCACCGCCCGCGGCCAGCACGTGGCGAACCTGCTGGCCTTCCAGCCGGACGAGCACATCGCCCAGGTCATCCACATCAAGGACTACAACGCCGCGCCGTACCTCGTGCTCGCCACGAAGGGCGGTCTGGTCAAGAAGTCCAGGCTGGCCGATTTCGACTCCAACCGCAGTGGCGGCCTCATCGGCATCAACCTCCGCGAGGGTGACGAACTGGTCGGCGCGGTGCTCTGCTCCGCGGAGGACGACCTGCTCCTGGTCTCCGCCGACGGCCAGTCCATCCGCTTCCACGCCAGCGACGAGGCGCTGCGGCCGATGGGCCGGGCGACCTCCGGCGTGCTCGGCATGCGCTTCAACGACGGCGACGAGCTGCTGGCGATGGGCGTCGTCGCCGACGACAAGTTCGTGCTCGTCGCGACCGACGGCGGGTACGCCAAGCGGACGCCGCTCGCGGACTACCCGATCCAGGGCCGCGGCGGGAAGGGCGTGCTGACCATCCAGCACGACCGGCGGCGTGGCAGGCTGGTCGGTGCGTTGATCGTGGACGTCGACGACGAGCTCTACGCGATCACCTCGAGCGGCGGGGTCATCCGGACGAGTGCGGCCGAGGTCCGCAAGGCGGGCAGGCAGACCAAGGGGGTGCGCCTGATGAACCTGGGCGACAAGACCACTCTGGTCGCGGTCGCGCGCAATGCTGACGACAATGAACCCGAGCCCGGCACCGAGGCCAGCGACGGTCCCGGCATCGAGGCCGTGGTCGACAGCGTCGCCGACACCGACGTGAGCGATCACACCGAGGAAGGCAACAACTAGGCGGCCGTACGCGTCTAGCTGGATGGACAGCACCATCGGCAAAGGACCGTGATGACTTCACCCCAGAACCCCGACCGCTCCGACGACCAGGCAGCGAAGTCCGGCGACCGGACCTCGCTGATCACCAAGCCTGGAGCGGACGGGGGCGCCGAACCCGCGGAGAACACCGAACAGGTCGACGCGGGCGACGGCGAACAGCAGGCTCCGCAGGAGACCGCACGGGCTGAGGACAGCGGGGCCGACGAGGCCACCCAGAAGGTGGCCAAGCCCGCCAAGGGCGACGGTGCTGGTCCCCAGATCGACGCCAAGACCGAGCACATCGCGCTCGGTTCGGCCCCTCCGCCGTGGCAGCGGGTCACCGTGTCCGGACAGGGCACGGCCCCGCCGCCACCGACGCCGGCCTCGACGACGCAGCAGCCGCCCGGCCTCGGGCGGCCGCCCGAGCAGTCGAGGGATTTCGGTGAC
The window above is part of the Allokutzneria albata genome. Proteins encoded here:
- the gyrA gene encoding DNA gyrase subunit A; this translates as MTDTTLPPEHDRTEPVDIQQEMQNSYINYAMSVIVGRALPDVRDGLKPVHRRVLYSMFDSGFRPDRGYNKCSRVVGDVMGNYHPHGDASIYDTLVRLAQPWALRYPLVDGQGNFGSSGNDPAAAMRYTESRLAPLAMHMLADIDEDTVDFRPNYDGRTQEPDVLPSRIPNLLINGSAGIAVGMATNIPPHNLREVADGVVWALENWEAGEDETLAAMLQRIKGPDFPTAAQILGTSGIEEAYRTGRGSVRMRSVVDIDEDAKGRTILVVTELPYQVNPDNLVENIANLVRDGKLTGIANIADESNSRRGMRIVITIKRDAVAKVVLNNLYKHTQLQYSFGVNMLALVDGVPRTLRLDQMIRHYVKHQVEVIVRRTKYRLRKAEERAHIWRGLVKALDMLDEVIALIRRSDTPETARTGLIELLGVDEIQANAILEMQLRRLAALERQKIVDQLAEIEIEIADLKDILAKPERQRGIVRDELMAIVDKHGDDRRTKIIPFDGDMSMEDLIAEEDVVTTITRTGYAKRTKTDLYRAQKRGGKGVQGAQLKQDDIVAHFFVCSTHDWILFFTNQGRVYRAKAYELPEANRTARGQHVANLLAFQPDEHIAQVIHIKDYNAAPYLVLATKGGLVKKSRLADFDSNRSGGLIGINLREGDELVGAVLCSAEDDLLLVSADGQSIRFHASDEALRPMGRATSGVLGMRFNDGDELLAMGVVADDKFVLVATDGGYAKRTPLADYPIQGRGGKGVLTIQHDRRRGRLVGALIVDVDDELYAITSSGGVIRTSAAEVRKAGRQTKGVRLMNLGDKTTLVAVARNADDNEPEPGTEASDGPGIEAVVDSVADTDVSDHTEEGNN